The proteins below come from a single Eucalyptus grandis isolate ANBG69807.140 chromosome 3, ASM1654582v1, whole genome shotgun sequence genomic window:
- the LOC104415289 gene encoding pleiotropic drug resistance protein 3 produces MESFTPNASDMGDNDGVDTIMEEDEELRNRWAAIERLPTIRLLRTSLFDSKNESTAPRNGEEGREKKVVDVTTLSSLERHLFIERLIQHIETDNLRLLQKLRERIDRVNVKLPTVEVRYNHVSVEADCEIVRRKPLPSLWNSLSSLLLIPARTVPCKSQASKIRILKDVSGIIKPSRLTLLLGPPGSGKTTLLKALAGKLDQSLKVTGAITYNGYNLDEFVPQKTSAYISQLDQHIPEMTVRETIDFSARCQGVGSRAEIMAEVSRREREAGIIPDPDIDTYMKAISVAGQERNLQTDYVLKILGLDICADIMVGDALRRGISGGQKRRLTTGEMIVGPMKTLFMDEISTGLDSSTTFQIVSCLRHLVQLTDATAFVSLLQPQPETFDLFDDVVLMSEGKIVYHGPRTYALNFFEECGFKCPERKGVADFLQEVISIKDQAQYWSSTDIPYSYISVDHFSDKFKLSHIGERSDRELSVPCQKTQSDDGALSFSTYSLSKRELFKACMAREWLLMKRNRFVYIFKTMQLVITAFLAMTVFIRTEMDTDLTHANYIMGALFYALVRLMTNGVAELPLTIARLPVFYKQSSFYLYPAWAYSVPASILKIPLSLLDSALWTAMTYYVIGYSPEVERFFRHFLLLFALHLASTSMCRAIAAVFRTVVVATTFGSLMLLLMFLFGGFIIPRPSLPLWLRWGFWASPMTYGEIGISLNEFLAPRWNRFSKGNTSIGRDVLTIHGLNFNGYFYWIAVGALFGFTFLFDLGFILALTYFRAPKVSRAIISHKKILARHAKEVDKKNIPTDIDAETTLDRRIGRTILPFEPLSMAFKDVHYYVDTPPEMRANGFKEKKLQLLCGITGAFRPGVLTTLMGVSGAGKTTLMDVLCGRKTGGTIEGDIRVGGFPKNQRTFARISGYCEQFDIHSPQITVGESVTYSAWLRLPPEIDSETKAAFVEEVLQTIELTEIKDSLVGIPGQSGLSTEQRKRLTIAVELVSNPSIIFMDEPTSGLDARAAAVVMRTVKNVVATGRTMVCTIHQPSIDVFEAFDELILMKVGGRIIYSGKLGHHSSELIEYFQGIPGVPKISDNYNPATWMLEVTSTSVEAQNGIDFADIYRNSTHYKDTVELVQQLSEPLPGSRDLQFSTRYPQNGLVQLVACLWKQHLSYWRSSEYNLVRLLFMVVASLLFGALFWQKGQHIETEQDLFNIFGSMFIAIIFLGVNNCSTVLPHVATERTVLYRETFAGMYSSSAYSLAQVMIEVPYILLQTVLYVAITYPMIGYDGSAYKVLWYFYTTFCTFSYFVYLGMLLVAVSSNLQVASILASAMYTILNLFSGFLMPGPKIPKWWIWCFWTCPTSWSLSGYLTSQYGDIEKEIIIFGEKRPISSFLEEYYGFQSNRLGLTAVALIAFPIAYASLFAYCIGRLKFQKR; encoded by the exons ATGGAATCGTTTACGCCCAATGCTTCGGATATGGGTGATAATGATGGAGTAGATACGATAatggaggaggacgaggaaCTACGAAACCGGTGGGCTGCCATCGAGCGGTTGCCAACGATCCGGCTCCTGAGGACATCACTCTTTGACAGCAAGAATGAAAGCACTGCCCCTAGGAATGGAGAAGAAGGGAGGGAGAAGAAGGTGGTTGACGTTACCACGCTCAGCTCCCTCGAACGTCATCTGTTCATCGAGAGGCTCATACAGCACATCGAGACTGATAATCTACGCTTGTTACAGAAACTGAGGGAAAGGATAGACAG AGTGAATGTGAAATTACCTACTGTGGAAGTGAGGTACAACCATGTCTCGGTGGAAGCAGACTGCGAGATCGTGCGAAGAAAGCCGCTTCCTTCACTGTGGAACTCTCTCTCAAGCTTGTTATTG ATTCCCGCAAGGACAGTACCATGCAAATCTCAGGCTTCCAAGATAAGAATTCTCAAAGATGTCAGCGGAATCATCAAACCGTCAAG GTTGACTCTTCTACTTGGCCCTCCAGGAAGCGGGAAGACTACTCTGTTAAAAGCTCTGGCTGGAAAGTTGGATCAGTCACTTAAG GTTACCGGAGCAATCACTTACAACGGCTACAATCTAGACGAGTTTGTCCCTCAGAAGACGTCTGCTTACATAAGCCAACTTGATCAACACATACCTGAAATGACGGTGAGGGAAACCATCGACTTCTCAGCACGCTGCCAAGGTGTCGGAAGCAGAGCAG AAATAATGGCGGAAGTcagcaggagagagagagaagcaggaATCATCCCTGATCCCGACATCGACACTTATATGAAG GCAATTTCTGTGGCAGGACAAGAGAGAAATCTTCAGACAGACTATGTCTTAAAG ATACTTGGGTTGGATATATGTGCTGATATAATGGTTGGAGATGCACTGAGGAGGGGCATTTCAGGTGGCCAAAAGAGAAGGCTGACAACAG GAGAAATGATTGTTGGTCCAATGAAGACTCTTTTCATGGACGAAATCTCGACGGGATTGGACAGCTCCACAACCTTCCAAATAGTATCCTGTCTTCGGCACTTGGTGCAGCTCACAGATGCAACAGCATTTGTCTCACTCCTTCAGCCACAGCCTGAAACCTTTGATCTGTTTGATGACGTAGTATTGATGTCCGAAGGAAAGATTGTGTATCACGGCCCTCGAACCTAtgcactaaatttttttgaggAATGTGGCTTCAAGTGCCCAGAGAGAAAGGGTGTAGCAGATTTCCTCCAAGAG GTTATATCTATAAAGGATCAAGCACAGTACTGGTCTAGCACTGACATTCCATATAGCTACATATCGGTGGATCATTTCTCCGATAAGTTTAAGTTGAGTCACATAGGGGAAAGATCAGACCGTGAACTCTCAGTCCCTTGTCAGAAAACTCAATCTGATGACGGTGCTTTATCCTTCAGCACCTACTCACTAAGCAAAAGGGAATTGTTTAAAGCCTGCATGGCCAGAGAGTGGCTTCTGATGAAACGGAACCGGTTTGTGTACATCTTCAAAACAATGCAG CTTGTGATTACTGCATTCCTAGCAATGACAGTTTTCATTCGTACCGAAATGGACACGGACTTGACCCATGCAAATTACATCATGGGTGCTTTATTTTATGCACTGGTCAGGCTCATGACAAATGGAGTCGCAGAGCTGCCTCTAACCATAGCTAGACTTCCAGTATTCTACAAGCAAAGTTCGTTTTACCTTTATCCAGCGTGGGCCTACTCTGTCCCTGCATCAATCCTGAAGATCCCCCTTTCGTTGCTTGATTCGGCGCTTTGGACTGCAATGACTTACTATGTCATAGGATACAGCCCTGAAGTGGAAAG GTTTTTCCGACATTTTCTCCTGCTATTTGCTTTGCATCTAGCATCCACATCCATGTGCCGGGCGATTGCTGCGGTGTTTCGCACTGTAGTAGTTGCAACAACATTCGGTTCCTTAATGCTACTACTGATGTTTTTGTTTGGAGGCTTCATTATACCCCGCC CGTCCTTACCACTGTGGCTGAGGTGGGGATTCTGGGCTTCTCCGATGACGTATGGAGAAATTGGTATCTCGCTGAATGAGTTTCTTGCTCCACGCTGGAACAGG TTTTCGAAGGGAAACACAAGCATTGGAAGGGACGTTTTGACCATCCACGGCCTGAACTTCAATGGTTACTTCTACTGGATAGCGGTGGGGGCATTGTTTggcttcacttttcttttcgatCTCGGCTTTATCTTAGCCCTCACATACTTCAGAG CTCCCAAGGTGTCTCGAGCAATAATTTCGCACAAAAAGATCTTGGCAAGACATGCAAAGGAAGTTGATAAGAAGAATATTCCAACGGACATTGATGCTGAAACTACTCTGGATAGGAGGATAG gAAGGACGATCCTCCCATTTGAGCCACTCTCAATGGCATTCAAGGATGTGCACTACTATGTCGATACACCTCCA GAAATGAGAGCGAATGGatttaaagagaaaaagctCCAGCTGCTCTGTGGCATTACTGGAGCATTTAGGCCTGGAGTCTTGACAACCTTAATGGGCGTGAGCGGTGCTGGGAAAACCACTCTCATGGATGTGCTTTGTGGAAGAAAAACTGGAGGCACGATTGAGGGGGATATAAGAGTTGGAGGGTTCCCTAAAAATCAAAGGACTTTCGCCAGAATTTCTGGGTACTGTGAACAGTTTGATATACATTCTCCTCAGATTACTGTCGGAGAATCAGTGACGTACTCAGCTTGGTTGAGGCTGCCTCCAGAGATTGATTCGGAAACGAAGGCG GCGTTTGTGGAAGAAGTCCTTCAAACAATTGAGCTCACCGAAATTAAAGATTCCTTGGTTGGCATCCCGGGACAAAGTGGCCTATCAACTGAGCAGAGGAAGAGGCTGACTATTGCTGTAGAGCTAGTTTCCAATCCATCCATTATATTCATGGATGAGCCAACATCTGGTCTAGATGCCAGAGCTGCAGCAGTTGTGATGCGTACGGTGAAAAATGTTGTTGCCACAGGTAGAACAATGGTCTGTACTATCCACCAGCCGAGTATTGATGTTTTTGAAGCTTTTGATGAG TTGATTCTGATGAAAGTGGGAGGACGAATTATCTACTCGGGAAAGCTGGGTCATCATTCAAGTGAACTGATAGAATACTTTCAG GGAATCCCTGGCGTGCCAAAAATAAGTGACAACTACAATCCGGCGACATGGATGTTAGAAGTTACTTCCACATCAGTTGAAGCTCAGAACGGCATAGATTTTGCTGACATATACAGGAATTCTACTCATTACAA GGACACTGTTGAGCTGGTTCAGCAACTGAGTGAACCGCTTCCAGGTTCAAGAGACCTTCAGTTCTCAACCCGCTATCCTCAAAATGGACTTGTCCAACTCGTGGCATGTCTATGGAAGCAACACTTGTCGTATTGGAGAAGCTCTGAATACAACTTAGTGCGCCTCCTGTTTATGGTTGTAGCATCGCTTCTATTTGGAGCTTTGTTTTGGCAGAAAGGGCAGCACAT AGAGACTGAGCAGGACTTGTTCAATATCTTTGGCTCCATGTTTATCGCCATCATATTTCTGGGCGTAAATAATTGTTCAACGGTGCTACCACATGTGGCAACGGAGCGAACTGTTCTGTACCGGGAGACATTTGCTGGAATGTATTCTTCTAGTGCTTATTCCCTCGCTCAG GTGATGATCGAAGTTCCTTACATACTTCTACAAACGGTTTTGTACGTGGCCATCACATATCCTATGATAGGGTATGACGGGTCTGCCTACAAGGTCTTGTGGTACTTCTACACTACATTCTGCACATTCTCGTACTTTGTTTACCTCGGAATGCTCTTGGTCGCCGtgagttcaaatcttcaagTTGCTTCCATATTGGCATCTGCGATGTACACCATACTAAATCTTTTCTCTGGCTTCCTCATGCCGGGACCG aaaATACCAAAGTGGTGGATTTGGTGCTTCTGGACTTGCCCTACGTCATGGTCATTGAGTGGCTACTTAACTTCACAGTATGGAGATATTGAGAAGGAGATAATCATATTCGGCGAAAAAAGACCTATCAGTTCCTTCCTAGAAGAATATTACGGGTTTCAAAGCAACCGATTAGGCCTTACAGCTGTTGCTCTTATTGCTTTTCCAATTGCTTATGCATCTCTATTTGCATACTGCATTGGCAGGCTAAAGTTTCAGAAGCGCTGA